CGTCGGAGTAGGATGCCCCGCTCGTAGATCAGAAGCGTTGGTGTGGCAAGGTCGGCGACGAGGTGCACCGCCCACATGCGGTCGGGCGGAACCGCCTTACGCGTCATCCGCGCCAGCTCAACAGGTTTCCAACCATCATATAGGGAAGTTTCTTTTCTGGTCCTCCCCACGTCTTCTAGACATGACAACAAAAATATGCATGAAAAGATTATATGTCTTTATGTTATTTCTAGAAACTAATGTTCTTAGGCCTCTAGATATGTTCTTATGTTATCATAAGTATTTTTAGTTTACCTATAAAAAAAGATATGTATGATAACTCAGTTTTTGTTATAAAATAAGTGATGAAGAGATGACCTCCAATACAACAAAGAAAAATATCTTCTCTAAAAGCACCCAAGAGCATCTCTTACTCAAAAGAAAATAGATCAGAAATAAAGCGTTGGGACCAGATGGGTTCCCCGCTGAGTTCTATCAAAAATATTGGTGGGTCATTAAGGGGGATCTTCTTCCAATATTTGAGGACTTATACAATGATGATTTTTCATTGTTTCGTCTCAACTTTGTAATTAGTACGCTTTGCCAAAGAAAGTGGATGTTGTTTGGATTGAGCAATTTAGACACATTTGCTTGTTGAATGTCagttttaaaatattcacaaaGGTGAGTACTCATAGATTGTTTACTATTGCTCATAACGTTATGCGCCCTATGCAGACTGCCTTTATGCCTGGTCGCAATATTTTTTAGGGAGTGGTTGTCCTTCATGAGACAACGAGATGTTCTCAACAATGGCGGGCTGGAGAACACAATTTTTTTGGCTTGggttggggcgggggggggggggggggggagcggatGTCAGATTTTAAGCATGACAAATTATGTTGTCGTGAGCACGACAATTTCCTTCAGAAAACATGACAATCCTGACAAGAAACTGTCATGCTCGCCACGGCATAAATTGCCATCGCGGGCGTTAGATTTGTCATGCTAAAAAGCTGACATCGGATTTGTATGGAATCCATTCTTTTTAGCGAAAGAGGGGCCGTCACCTCTGATTTCATATAAAGAAACCAAGTGGTCTTTTACAAAACGAACAAGCTACAAACTACTAGAACGAAACCAAGAACCATCTTTAAAGCTTACATCGTCTAGGACACGAAAATCCCGGACGCATCGCAATCATGCAAGATCAACATATGATGATATTACATTATGATCGATTATGATGAGATTAGCTCTGTGGATAGCGCCGGTGGAAATTTGGCAACATATCTACGGTTGGTGGCCTGTATGTATATATGGCACTAGCTAGCATGCATGTCGACGCCACGGTGGACGGAAGCTGGGTGGGTGCATATCTAGCTTTGTGTGATCGATCGTCCTATTGTAAACTGAGGTGGGTCACTACTCACTCGCCGGCCGTTCTATATGACAGAGCACCAAAGCAGTTCACAAGTGATCGATATGATTCACTAGTTCACAAGTGTTCCTTGTCCACCTTCTGGCGGGCAGATATTTCGTCTACTGCCTTTATGAAAAGAAACTTGATCTTCTGTTAGAAAAAGATCGTCGATCGAAACTTTGGTGGCTCGGCTCCGGCTGGAAAGTTGCTGCGTTTCCAAGGCTCCTGCCGTGACATGTCGATTGGGGGTCCGACCCAATCGATCGATCACAACCCGGTCATAGAATATTCCGTCAGTCCTTTCGCATATGCAAGTTTGAACCTGGCTGCGGGCACACTCCCCTATGCAACATACGTACATACACATGCCAGGTGAGAAGACcttaacatctactccctccgtttcaaaatagatgactcaacttcgtactaactttagtacaaaatagagtcatctattttggaacggagggagtattatagcaTATACTATGCTATAAGTAGCCAATCTTGCTAGATCATCTACGGGTTTGACATGCATGGGTGCCATGTACGTACAAACCGTAGGTTAGGCCGTTGGGGACCCATATGCGAGCTGAGCACTGTACACTGGTTGACAGGAGGCAAAATTTCTCGTAGTCGTAGCTCCCACACGTCGTCTAGATATGACAACAACAAAATGCATTGGAACATGATATCTCTTGGTGTTGTTTCTAGAAACTACTGTTCTTATTCCTCTAGATATGTatgacatatactccctccatccgaaaatacatGTCggggaaatggataaaaatggatgtctgtagaactaaaatatgtctagatacatctatttctccgacaagtatttccggacggagggagtacttcaaatAAGCGATGAAGAGATGCATTGCCTCCAATACAATAAAGGAAAATACCTTCTCTAAGCACCAAAGTACATGTTTTCTAAACAAACGGATACTGGTTCCATTAAGGAGCACAATAAATGTGCTTTCGTCATTGAATATGACATCAAAAGTCAAACTATATTGTTGGTGGAGAATTTCTAAATAGACCTCCATTAGCACCGCCAAGAGTTTCAGTTGTTCTTGTCAGTTGATATCCTTTTGAAAGTTTCTTGTAGAGACTGGCCTCGTATGTGCGCATGAGAAGGATACTAATTTGAGTAAAAGATCTAATATTCAATTCAGTGAGCTCAATTGTCGAGTTTTAATTTTGCCAAAGCAATAAGGGCGCTCCAACCTGTTTTGTGTGAGCAAGCCCAACAAAGTTGATACGACAACGACAATTGAGCTACATGTGACAAACGGAAACCACAAGATCCCTCATCTTATGGTCTTCTTACACTAAAAGACGCATCATCAACCAAGAAAAGGATATcatttctagacatttcaaatcgCGTAGATTAGCGTCATGCCCAAACACCTCCGGTCCCGCTTTCTAGACCATTTGACTACGAGCAATGCTACATTCACGGACTTTTACAGAGGCTTTACGGACTGGTCAGGATTTGACACGTTGTGATTGGTTTAAGGGGAGGGACGGGCcccacccacctgaaaatcaggggggagatgaaGAGGATTAAAGGAAAGGCCCGTAATACTCCTGTAACCAGTCCGTTGATGTAGCATTTTCGTTTGACTACCACCCCTCTCCCGCTAATTGCGTGTCGGATCAAAGTGCATCTGTTGCCTTTTTTTCTTTGACATGGTCCATTTATTGTCTTTTGTTAGTGTGGCTCACAAGTCTATGATAATAGATGACACCAGAAATAACTAAATGAGATAGGTAAAACATATATATCGTCGGGCGTGAAGCATGTGTAATTTTCAAGAACATAACACACATGAGTCCCTACAAGCATATACATGAGATCATTCAATTGCGATGTCCTCAAAGCAAAAGCGGTGAATGTTTCTCCATCACAAGGATTGGTGGCATCAAATCCAAGGATCGCATCCGCGAGGAAAACTACGAATTTATCTGTGCTTTTGCCAAATTATTGTACGCCCCCACCCCACCCAACCCCCTTGTGTTGTGTTGTCTTGTGTTGTGTCACCTTTGATTCTTCTCTCCCTTTCTCAAGTTGCGTACCGCTTTTCTTCTTTTGTAGGTAGCGACCAGCCCCTTCCCATATCTGCCTCGGCGAGATGCCAGCCCAGGCCCATCTCATCCCACCCCTCATCGCGTACATATACGGACACACGCGCCGTGCCCTGCAGTGGCCTGATCACTTCAGCCTGTAGCTAGCAACCACCAAGGCCAAGCTCTCTCGGCACAGCCACAGCGCAATAATTCCGCATGGTGGGGATGAGCGGCGCCTACGGCGGCCACAGCAATGGCGGCGAGAGCCGGGCGCCCAAGGCGGCCGTGGTAGTCGGGGCCCCGCcgccggagatggagatggagatggcggGGGCGATGGGGGTGGTGCACAAGGTGGCGGCGCAGCCGGCGCAGAGCACGGCgagcaagatgaagggcaaggtGAAGGAGACCTTCTTCCCGGACGACCCGTTCCGGAGCTTCAAGGGGCAGCCGCTGCGGGCGCAGTGGGTGATGGCAGCCAGGTACCTGTTCCCGGTGCTGGAGTGGTTGCCCGGCTACTCGCTGTCCCTCTTCAAGTCCGACCTCGTCGCCGGCCTCACCATTGCCAGCCTTGCCATCCCCCAGGCAAGTCATGTCTATGTCATGCGCTCGATCTCCGCTCACTGATTGTTCACTCCCGCCAAAAGATTAGTTGCTGCAATTTCGGTCTAAATACTCTTTACAAATGAGATTTGCGTTTATGATGGCACGTATAGTGCATCCAAATGAGATATTTAGCCTGTGTTTGGAAGCTAGCCTGTGCGACGGTGCATGGTCAATCAATCTCCGCGCGCGTACCAACAACCCGTGACCAACCGTGCTGATGGTGCTCTCCTGTTTGTGTTCTTGCCAGGGTATCAGCTACGCGAAGCTTGCGAACCTGCCGCCGATCATAGGCCTATGTACgtatatttctacatgattttccattTATACCGTACCGTCGGTCGGGACATACATATGTACTACCACATAGCGTGTATGTGTACGTGCAAATAGTTAAGTGTATCTCGTACATGTGTCGGTGTGTGCAGACTCGAGCTTCGTGCCGCCGCTGGTGTACGCGGTGCTGGGCAGCTCGCGGGACCTGGCGGTGGGGCCGGTGTCGATCGCGTCGCTGATCATGGGGTCGATGCTGCGGCAGGCGGTGAGCCCGTCGGCGGAGCCCATGCTGTTCCTGCAGCTGGCCTTCACCTCCACCTTCTTCGCCGGCCTCGTGCAGGCCTCGCTCGGCATCCTCAGGTGCGTACCTACGTGGCCCACTCGGTCACCTGCTCGCCACGTCTCTctcatgtgtgtgtgcgtgtgtgtgtgcatgcaccgGCACTGACACGGTAAATGAATACGTTGTAGGCTGGGGTTCATCATCGACTTCCTGTCCAAGGCGACGCTGGTGGGGTTCATGGCGGGCGCGGCCATCATCGTGTCGCTGCAGCAGCTGAAGGCGCTGCTGGGCATCGTGCACTTCACCACCCAGATGGGCATCGTCCCCGTCATGGCCTCCGTCTTCCAGCACACCAACGAGGTCAGCCATGGCGCCTCCCCGCATGCGCCCGTACACGTGCACACGGTGCATGCTTGGCTAATGGCTAATGGCTAATGGTTTTGTGCATACGTGCAGTGGTCGTGGCAGACGATACTGATGGGGGCCTGCTTCCTGGTGCTCCTGCTCACGGCCAGACATGTGGTAcgtatcctcctcctcctcctcctccttctccttcttcttcttttttttttttttgcggggagggGAGTACCGAGCACGTCGCACTTTCGTTGGCACCGTTGACCGGCGCCGATGGGCTGCTGTCCTAGGCGCGAGAAGCACCAAATGCTGTTTCTGCTCTGCTCCAACAAGCCTTCTCCTCTGTTACGTTATACGTACGTCGTGTACCGTTGACCGGCGCCGATCGGCTCTGCCTGTCCTACGCGCGAAAACGCCCAAATGCTGCTGCTGTGTTCCGCTCTGCTTCAAGACAACTTTATCTTCTCTCTACTTTATATTTATTTATATCATTATTGCGTTGTCCGTATACCAGCATACGTCGTACGTGCAGCTAGCTGTGCCCGTACGTACGTGCCGTCGGTCGGCTGGGCTGGACGGCCTCCCACGGCAGAAAATTCTAGGAACGCCGGGTACGTACGTGCCAGGCCACATATGTACATATGTATGTAGCCGTAGCCGCAGTCGTTGATGATGCGAGATGCATATCTCACACCGTCCATGGGAGGACGATAGGCAGATGTGTACAAGATGTTTTTCTTCAGGTTGGTGACCACGGAGTAGCACCCGGTGGATCATGGATGGATGCACACCTCCGACAGTGTTTTACTTTACCCACAGTATATATAAGATTTTTTGATagtcttgtttcaaaaaaaaaagattttTTGATAGTTGACAGGGGGAAAAGGTTAGTAGCGGTCAACGTCGTGTTCGGAAAAGGAGACCACGGATTGAGAAAGTGAGCGGGCGGTGACTTGTCACGTTCGATTCGCAACGAGGTGGACAACACCGGCCAAGTGGTCATTCGCAGTGATGAGCGACGTTCACTGCAACGTTGGCCATTGTTTCCACTCCCAGTCCCAGATAGTGTGACCTTCAGTTCACTGAACCTGCATTCTCAGCTACACAGCTGAGTGACTGAACCTATATATATATAAGGCCGTCTGGTGCAACTACTACTGATCTATTCATCTATATATATGCTAGCTATACATAGAGGAATAGTGTTGCGCCTCTCAAGGCCATACTCATTTCGGTTCCTCGGCAAAGAACAGAAAAAAGAAGAAACTCACATGTGCAGCCTGCAAAGTCTGAACTTTGCTCTCTACTTCTGCAGCTACATCTTCTTTCAGCGCTGACCTCTTTCCAAATGAGATATTACATGGGAATGGTAAAGGTCTCGAGCCGTAGCCAGTGCTGGCAACAACCCTGTTTCACTCTGCTTTCGCCCGGAAACTGACAGCCGGCCGGCCTTCCATTTCCAGAACCTAAAACTACATCTACTCACTCTTGCAACCGTCGAGCCTAGCTTAGCTAACTCCTGCAGCGCTGCTGGCAACCTTGTCTAACTCTGTTCATTCTTAGTAGCAGTAAAGTTCTTGAGACATGCTTACCTACTTTTACCCAGTGCTGGTGGCAACCCTGCCTATCTCACTTCATTCTTGACTGCTTTTGCTCTGGGCTTGTCTTTGCTGAAACGGGTAGAAATTTTTCCATTTTTTTTACAACCTAAAATCAGATCTGTTTCTTATCCTGCAATTACTGATTCTGACTCCTGCACTCATACTTACTCGTCTGATATtccgcgtgcgtgcgtgtgtgtatgcAGAGCATCAGATGGCCAAGGTTCTTCTGGATCTCAGCGTGTGCTCCCTTGGCGTCCGTCATTGTATCCACCCTGCTCGTCTTCCTGTTCAAAGCGCAGAACCACGGCATCAGCATCGTAAGAGATCAACAAAGACTGAACAACTGTTCATATCTTTTTTACAACTGTGTTATGCAACATGATGGCAAATAACAAGTATATGAATCTTTTTGCCGCAGATTGGTTCGCTCAAATGTGGCCTGAATCGCCCCTCATGGGACAAACTGCTCTTCGACCCGACATATCTTGGACTCACCATGAAGACGGGCCTCGTCACCGGAATCATCTCCCTTACGGTATGCTACATATGACCCTCACACTGCACTAAAAAGATTCACCGTGGAAAAAAAAACTCAAACATGCTTCAAAttggaaaattaaaaaaaaagcgCTTTAAATTGGAATTAAGTAGCTGCAATGTATTTTTCATAGCCAGTGCCACTGAAACTCTGAAGTGCCCTGAATTTCGCTCTGACAGGAAGGAGTAGCAGTTGGTAGGACGTTTGCTTCACTCAAGGACTACCAGGTGGACGGAAACAAAGAGATGATGGCCATCGGGTTGATGAACATTGTCGGCTCATGTACATCGTGCTATGTGACAACAGGTAACCTACACTTTTGGACTAAAAATAATCTCCAATATCCTCTTGCATTCCTTGCAAAAAAATTGAAGAATCAGTACCAGGGTAGAAAGATTATACTTCAGATTTTAGAAGGACAAGCCTCCCGGGCTCTGCATCATACGATGCACACAACTATAGGTCCAAAGCTTGATTGATGGCTCTCTCTTATTTCTAACAGGAGCATTCTCTCGCTCTGCTGTGAACCACAATGCCGGCTGCAAGACCGCCATGTCCAATGTGGTCATGGCGCTGACGGTCATGGTCACGTTGCTGTTCCTCATGCCATTGTTCGTATACACGCCGAATGTTGTCCTTGGAGCAATCATCATCGCTGCTGTCATTGGCCTGATCGATCTCCCTGCTGCATACAACATCTGGAAGATGGACAAGATGGATTTCCTCGTGTGTCTGTGCGCATTTGCTGGTGTCATCTTCATCTCTGTCCAAGAAGGCCTTGCGATTGCGGTAACCAACATATTGCTTATTTTTCTGTAGAGGAAGTTGCTACTTTAATTACTTGGTAGTTACTGAAATTTATCAAATATGCAGGTTGGTATATCAATATTTAGGGTATTGATGCAAATCACAAGACCAAGGATGATGATTCAAGGCAACATTAAGGGAACAGATATTTACCGGAACCTCCATCAGTATAAGGAGGCCCAAAGAGTTCCTGGGTTCTTGATATTGACAGTTGAGGCCCCCATAAACTTTGCAAACACCAACTATCTGAATGAAAGGTAAAAAGAAAATCCTATTACTAGACAAAAATGTTGAAGTCAAACAGTGGAATAAGTTAAAATGCAACTTCCATTTTCAGGACTAAAAGATGGATAGAGGATGAAAGTTCTTCAGGGAATAAACAAACAGAACTCCGTGTCGTAATCTTGGATCTATCAGGTTAGTGACCCCCAAGATTTTTTTTTTCACTTCACATTTTAGCATTCTTATTCGTATTATTTAACTCAAGTTCAATAAACCATATGGATGCACCTCAGTGTTAGCTTTCTACAAGTAGCTGAAAGCATGGTCGCAACAGAAAGCTTTGTAAGAGCTCAGTTTCCTACTTGGAAGTTGGAACTAAGGAAGTGTTAGATCAGGCCTTAAAAATGATATATTCAAATTAGTTGATGATGTTTATAAAAAATGTAGAGTTTTCACTGACGCATCATACATATTTTCCTTTTTTCAGCTGTCCCTGCAATTGACACAAGTGGCATAGCATTCCTCATTGACCTAAAGAAATCAACAGAGAAACATGGCCTAGAGGTATactcatcatatatatgaaaagtTAATATCTCTAGTTCACATTTTGCCAAAAAAAAAAAACACTTGTTCACAAGCTATCAGTTAAATTATGTGGCAAATTTACCTTTTTCTCTCCTTTCGCAGCTTGTACTTGTGAATCCAACTGGAGAGGTCATGGAGAAAATACAACGAGCGAATGACGCACACGATCATTTCAGGCCGGACTGCCTGTATTTGACCACTGGAGAAGCAATCGCTTCACTTTCTGGATTTGCCAAGATGGCAACACCTTAGAGTGGTTTTGCCGAATTGCCATTTTGATCATCTGATTGCAATGTTAAATTTGCATTGCCTTCTCATCAGTGAAAGTGCCTGCAACAAAGCATTTCACAAGTTTGTTTGTAGCTATCTTCAGCGCCCTTCAAGTCTATGTGATGGAAATTAGGTGCTTGAAATATGTACATTCAAGGTTTCCCATCAACATGAGTTCTCGCAAACTTTTGAACTTCGGTGTTAAGAAATAGTGGATATTTAACTATAGAAACTGTAACTGAATTACTTTTATTTACTTTCACATGGTTCTACATGACCCATTAGCATAGGGCATACGTATATAGCTACAATTCAGAGTTCCCAATTGACACTTGATTTGCAGTATGGCACCAAAACTAATAATAGTAACTGCAACATTTCACCATATAAGCAAAATCATCTTGGAATTTCAGATGATTGGTTGAACTCTTTTTCCAAGCTGTACAGCCTAGTTCCTTCGCTACCTTTGCTTCCCTTGTATGACTGATCATTTATAGCATTCTGGTTCTCTCTTGTGATATGAGAACTGAGATTGACCTTTAAGTTCTGCACATCTTCAAGTGTTGTCTCCACTTGTCTCATTGTAGGCCTTTCTTCACCTTTTAAACGTAAGCATGCTTCTGTGAGTCTTGCAACCACCTCAGCATCTTCGGCCCCTCCCTCCTCAACAATTTGTGTATCTAGAATATCTAAGAATCGATTGTCCCTTATAAGTGACACAAAATGTGATGCAAGGCTTGTGCTTTCCAACGAATGAGAAGAAAAAACTGGTGTCACCCTCGTCAGTAGCTCTGCTAGGATAACACCAAAGCTGTAAACATCGCTCTTCTCCGTGAGTCGACTGGTATAGTAGTATTCAGGATCAAGGTAACCATAAGTTCCTTGGACGGCTGTAAGTATTCCTGTCTCATCTATTGCAATTGACCTTGAAGCTCCAAaatctgatacttttgctgttaaAGTATCAGTAAGCAATATATTTGCGCATTTGATATCTCTATGGTATACTGATATGGAAGCAGCAGAGTGCAGATATGCAATAGCCCTTGCAGTCTCCAATGCAATTTTCAATCTATCTTTCCATGACAAAGGCTTCTCACTTTGGCCATGGAGATGAAATGAGAGAGTTCCATTTGATATAAACTCGTAAACAAGTAGAGGAACTTCTGTCTCAAGGCAGCAACCAAAAAGATTCACCACATTCCTATGGTTTGTCTGTGAAAGTATGACAACCTCATTTATGAACTGGTCGATTTCCCTTTGAACTACAATTTTAGCCTTCTT
This region of Triticum aestivum cultivar Chinese Spring chromosome 2D, IWGSC CS RefSeq v2.1, whole genome shotgun sequence genomic DNA includes:
- the LOC123054898 gene encoding probable sulfate transporter 3.3, with protein sequence MVGMSGAYGGHSNGGESRAPKAAVVVGAPPPEMEMEMAGAMGVVHKVAAQPAQSTASKMKGKVKETFFPDDPFRSFKGQPLRAQWVMAARYLFPVLEWLPGYSLSLFKSDLVAGLTIASLAIPQGISYAKLANLPPIIGLYSSFVPPLVYAVLGSSRDLAVGPVSIASLIMGSMLRQAVSPSAEPMLFLQLAFTSTFFAGLVQASLGILRLGFIIDFLSKATLVGFMAGAAIIVSLQQLKALLGIVHFTTQMGIVPVMASVFQHTNEWSWQTILMGACFLVLLLTARHVSIRWPRFFWISACAPLASVIVSTLLVFLFKAQNHGISIIGSLKCGLNRPSWDKLLFDPTYLGLTMKTGLVTGIISLTEGVAVGRTFASLKDYQVDGNKEMMAIGLMNIVGSCTSCYVTTGAFSRSAVNHNAGCKTAMSNVVMALTVMVTLLFLMPLFVYTPNVVLGAIIIAAVIGLIDLPAAYNIWKMDKMDFLVCLCAFAGVIFISVQEGLAIAVGISIFRVLMQITRPRMMIQGNIKGTDIYRNLHQYKEAQRVPGFLILTVEAPINFANTNYLNERTKRWIEDESSSGNKQTELRVVILDLSAVPAIDTSGIAFLIDLKKSTEKHGLELVLVNPTGEVMEKIQRANDAHDHFRPDCLYLTTGEAIASLSGFAKMATP